A genome region from Choloepus didactylus isolate mChoDid1 chromosome 14, mChoDid1.pri, whole genome shotgun sequence includes the following:
- the ENY2 gene encoding transcription and mRNA export factor ENY2 isoform X2 — protein sequence MNKDAQMRAAINQKLIETGERERLKELLRAKLIECGWKDQLKAHCKEVIKEKGLEHVTVDDLVAEITPKGRALVPDSVKKELLQRIRTFLAQHASL from the exons ATGAACAAAGATGCGCAGATGAGAGCAGCGATTAACCAAAAGTTgatagaaactggagaaagagaaCG CCTCAAAGAGTTGCTGAGAGCTAAGTTAATTGAATGTGGCTGGAAGGATCAGTTGAAGGCACACTGTAAAG AGgtaattaaagaaaaaggacTAGAACACGTTACTGTTGATGACTTGGTGGCTGAAATCACTCCAAAAGGCAGAG ctCTGGTACCTGACAGTGTAAAGAAGGAACTCCTACAAAGAATAAGAACATTCCTTGCTCAGCATGCCAGCCTTTAA
- the ENY2 gene encoding transcription and mRNA export factor ENY2 isoform X1 gives MVVSKMNKDAQMRAAINQKLIETGERERLKELLRAKLIECGWKDQLKAHCKEVIKEKGLEHVTVDDLVAEITPKGRALVPDSVKKELLQRIRTFLAQHASL, from the exons ATGGTG GTTAGCAAGATGAACAAAGATGCGCAGATGAGAGCAGCGATTAACCAAAAGTTgatagaaactggagaaagagaaCG CCTCAAAGAGTTGCTGAGAGCTAAGTTAATTGAATGTGGCTGGAAGGATCAGTTGAAGGCACACTGTAAAG AGgtaattaaagaaaaaggacTAGAACACGTTACTGTTGATGACTTGGTGGCTGAAATCACTCCAAAAGGCAGAG ctCTGGTACCTGACAGTGTAAAGAAGGAACTCCTACAAAGAATAAGAACATTCCTTGCTCAGCATGCCAGCCTTTAA